The bacterium genome contains the following window.
GGAAGAGGAATGCAGGGCCTGCTCGGTGCATATGCCGCTCTGCTCGATGACCGTATCGAACGGGTAATTCTGCATTCCCCGCCGCTCAGCCACAGGAGCGGCCCGATTTTTCTTAATATACTCCGATACACCGATATTCCGGTCTCGCTTGCCCTGCTCGCGCCGCGGGAACTTGTGTTTCTGACTTACGAGATTGAATCGTTCGATTACACGAAAAAGGTGTATCATCTGTATAACGCAGATAATCGTTTCCGCAGGGGCTATACGGTGACACAGATATTGAACACAGAAAAATGAAACCCGGATTGATTATTTTCGATGATTATGCGAGGTCTGTCGGGACATCATCATGATACAGGTTGTAAAGCCAAATGTTACTTGTACGCCCGCGCCCATGAAGGACAATCATCCAGCATTTTATTATCGGTCACCGCATGCTGGTCGGATCCATCGGCATTCATGACATATACCTCACGGTTGCCGTCACGGAGGCTGACAAATGCGATCTGTGATCCGTCCGGCGACCATACCGGATTGATGTTCATCTCGGTACTGTTTGTGAGGTTCACAATATCTGAACCATCGCTTTTCATGACATAAATATCATAATTACCGTCCCGGTTGGACATGAAAGCAATTCTTGCACCGTCACGCGACCAGGAAGGGCAATCGTCCTGAGCAGTGCTGTCGGTGATTTTTGTCTGGTTAGAACCATCGGCATTCATGACATATATATCCGTGTTCTCCTCGATTGTGGTGACATAGGCAATCCTGGTTCCATCCGGAGACCATGACGGCGCGGAATTGAGATCGGGGGTATTGGTCAGATTAACCGGATCGGAGCCGTCAAGACTGATAACAAATATATCGCTCGTTTTGCTCCGGCAGCAGACAACAGTTTCATACACAATTCTGGTTCCATCAGGCGACCAGTTCGAACGGCCGATACCGATGGCTTTTTCGTGAACTCTCCGTATACCTGTTCCGTCGGCATTGACAATGAACAGACCAAATGCGTTTTTGCTGCTACGGTTGCTTGCGAAAGCGACCATCGTGCCATCGGGAGACAACGAAGGATAACGGTTCCATCCCTTGCCGTCGGTCAGTTTTACAGGATTCGAGCCATCGGAGTCGATAATCCATATATCGAATGTTCCGCTTCTTAGGGACTCGAATACGATTTTCGACGGAGGTACGTTTTTCTTGCCTGCTCCGGGGGCGTCCGAAGATTTCTCTTTTGAACATGATACGAAAGAAATCGCACTTACAAACACAACAATGATTACATAATACAACATACAGTTTTTCATTGATTACACCTTTATAAGGACAGTATCATTCGATAAAGATTGAACAGCATATGATTATTCTGCAATCCATTATCACCCAAAACACCGGAGAAATCCTCAATAATGTTACCATGGAATATCCGATAAATCAAGTGGTTATTTTAATGATCCGGCCATCCCCTTTTTTCAGAACACTTTTTTATATGTTACTTCCTTTACGTGCCCAAAGGAAGTAACCAGGGAAAGGGCACCCCGTGAAAAGCCTTTTTCCCCGTTCACTGCCCGTTTTTCGGGAATGTGTGAACTCACGAGCCTTCGGCCCGCTCGGACAGCACCCATTCTTTTTCCGAAAACCGGTTGTGACCATGGGGTTTTTCAACGTGTTTATAAATTCACAGGTCTTGATGGTCTATCTTCTATTATAATCAATGTATTACAATACAATTCATCGTGGTTTTGGGAGATAGCCACGTTATTTTTACTGATTTGACGATCCCCATTTTTAAAAACGTTTTTTATATCACCAATAAAAAAAACTGTCTTATACCGGGTATTTTTTTTACTTTTCAGTAAAATACTTTTCAAGTTCTTCTCAAAAAGGTTGATTCCCGTACTTATATCATATTCCAGAGCGTGATATTACTGTCATCTGAAGCAAATATGAGGAGGTATCAAATGGATAGAAGGGATTTTTTGAAAAAAACAGCCTCGACTGCCGGACTGG
Protein-coding sequences here:
- a CDS encoding DUF5050 domain-containing protein, with amino-acid sequence MKNCMLYYVIIVVFVSAISFVSCSKEKSSDAPGAGKKNVPPSKIVFESLRSGTFDIWIIDSDGSNPVKLTDGKGWNRYPSLSPDGTMVAFASNRSSKNAFGLFIVNADGTGIRRVHEKAIGIGRSNWSPDGTRIVYETVVCCRSKTSDIFVISLDGSDPVNLTNTPDLNSAPSWSPDGTRIAYVTTIEENTDIYVMNADGSNQTKITDSTAQDDCPSWSRDGARIAFMSNRDGNYDIYVMKSDGSDIVNLTNSTEMNINPVWSPDGSQIAFVSLRDGNREVYVMNADGSDQHAVTDNKMLDDCPSWARAYK